A genomic window from Scatophagus argus isolate fScaArg1 chromosome 17, fScaArg1.pri, whole genome shotgun sequence includes:
- the LOC124074504 gene encoding epsin-2-like isoform X1, translated as MTSSMLRRQLKNLVQNYSEAEVKVREATSNDPWGPSSSQMADISDLTYNVVACNEIMTMLWKRLKDDKNWRHIHKSLTLLEYLLKTGDDRVLLKMKDNIYIVKALTEYRFVEKDGKDQGANVREKAKVVLVLMEDDDKLKAERDFAVKTREKTSKSSAASSTDTVKDPTYKPCYVPGATGLPSLDNIPSVADLTASFAARKEERLRQETEKKEAERRAKMSEEELKWEDAGKGNNIKEAVWGQDEAEEEDGKQDAWGAPKQPKEATDPWGTPAGPDTADTPASSDPWGAPSKSDEDPFVAPKNGEDPFAAPKDEPDPFSASKDDPFSAPKDKEDPFASPKDKPDPFSSSNNDTFNAPQDDPFNAPQDDPFSAPKDDPFNAPKDDPFSASKDDPFSAPKDDPFNAPKDDPFNAPKDDPFSTSKDDPFNAPKDDPFNAPKDDPFNTTKDDPFNTPKDDPFSTQKDDPFTAPASTPPKEDPFAAPSSSKDDPFSATTTPPKEGPSSAPTKPAQDDPFAAPTTPPKEDPFTVLSSPTKDDASDPFNAPPVSSPQSSADAWGASASSPPASGSDPWGAPSAPNETKGGDPWGDGTKASSPIDTSDGFGDASKPDNDPWGAPATAPANTDDAWGSPAPPSDSSPSSDPFGDGASKKGDPWGAPSNGTGRRTAQEKETYRKTASFLGSAGASLVDLDDLFSSNPKPKQRPLGNTLAAQTQAIDAFKARDMPSGPVVRSGAVAGLSPPEPPCCRPFGSTLGTFFNAPPYTFGAVSLSSETPLFQLPSHTVVAPPPGSNMLHAGQVAPVCSGTGMVPSIMKPLCGGLEMGQSGSVPGNPLIDPLLVGPGMVQSSFSGGNRQAGPSHLGGSTSQDGGGILFQPLLSSGSELGKTLNKNNPFLF; from the exons ATGACGTCCTCTATGCTCCGCCGACAGCTGAAGAACCTGGTCCAGAACTACTCTGAGGCTGAGGTCAAG GTGAGGGAGGCGACATCTAATGACCCATGGGGTCCATCCAGCTCGCAGATGGCTGACATCTCTGATCTGACCTACAACGTCGTGGCCTGCAACGAGATCATGACGATGCTCTGGAAACGCCTGAAAGATGACAAGAACTGGAGACACATCCACAAG TCGCTGACGCTGCTGGAGTACCTGTTAAAGACCGGAGATGATCGCGTGCTTCtcaaaatgaaagacaacatcTACATTGTCAAAGCTCTCACAGAGTATCGCTTTGTGGAAAAGGATGGCAAAGATCAG GGTGCAAATGTGAGAGAGAAGGCAAAGGTTGTCCTTGTACTTATGGAGGATGATGACAAActaaaagcagagagagactTTGCGGTCAAGACTAGAGAGAAGACGTCAAAAAGCTCTGCAG CCTCATCCACCGACACCGTCAAAGATCCCACCTACAAGCCGTGCTATGTTCCTGGGGCCACAGGGCTTCCATCCTTAGACAACATTCCCTCAGTCGCTGACTTGACTGCTTCTTTCGCTGCCCGCAAAGAGGAGCGTCTTCGACAGGAAACTGAGAAGAAAGAAGCGGAGCGGAGG GCCAAGATGAGTGAAGAGGAGCTGAAATGGGAGGATGCAGGCAAAGGCAATAACATTAAAGAAGCTGTCTGGGGCCAAgatgaagcagaggaggaggatgggaaaCAAGATGCATGGGGAGCTCCTAAACAACCTAAAGAGGCCACAGATCCATGGGGCACACCTGCAGGACCTGACACAGCTGACACACCAGCTAGCAGCGACCCATGGGGGGCTCCGAGTAAAAGTGATGAAGATCCATTTGTTGCTCCAAAGAATGGAGAAGATCCTTTTGCAGCGCCAAAAGATGAGCCAGATCCATTTAGTGCGTCAAAGGATGACCCTTTCAGTGCACCCAAAGACAAAGAAGATCCGTTTGCTTCTCCGAAAGACAAACCGGATCCCTTCAGTTCGTCCAACAATGATACATTCAACGCTCCACAAGATGATCCGTTCAACGCTCCACAAGATGATCCGTTCAGCGCTCCAAAAGATGATCCGTTCAATGCTCCAAAAGACGATCCGTTCAGCGCTTCAAAAGACGATCCGTTCAGCGCTCCAAAAGACGATCCCTTCAATGCTCCAAAAGACGATCCGTTCAATGCTCCAAAAGACGATCCCTTCAGCACTTCAAAAGACGATCCGTTCAATGCTCCAAAAGATGATCCGTTCAACGCTCCAAAAGACGACCCTTTTAACACCACAAAGGATGATCCTTTTAACACCCCAAAAGATGACCCATTCAGTACCCAAAAAGATGATCCTTTCACTGCACCAGCATCAACACCCCCTAAAGAGGACCCATTTGCAGCACCATCATCATCTAAAGATGACCCCTTCAGTGCTACCACAACACCACCTAAAGAAGGTCCGTCCTCTGCACCAACTAAACCTGCCCAGGATGACCCTTTCGCTGCACCAACAACACCCCCTAAAGAGGACCCTTTCACAGTGCTATCCAGCCCAACAAAAGATGATGCCTCAGATCCCTTCAATGCCCCTCCTGTGAGCTCTCCGCAGAGCAGTGCAGATGCATGGGGAGCCTCTGCTAGCTCTCCACCTGCCAGTGGGTCAGATCCCTGGGGGGCCCCATCTGCTCCAAATGAGACAAAGGGCGGAGATCCCTGGGGGGACGGGACAAAGGCCTCCTCACCCATCGATACTTCTGATGGTTTTGGGGATGCATCCAAACCAGACAATGACCCATGGGGGGCCCCAG CCACAGCTCCCGCTAACACAGATGATGCTTGGGGTTCACCTGCTCCTCCCTCAGACTCCTCCCCATCTAGTGACCCCTTTGGAGATGGAGCATCTAAGAAAGGTGATCCCTGGGGAGCACCGAGCAATGGGACAG GAAGACGAACGGCGCAGGAAAAGGAGACATATAGAAAGACTGCTTCGTTTCTTGGCTCTGCGGGGGCGTCGCTTGTAGACTTGGATGACCTATTTTCTTCTAACCCCAAGCCCAAACAGCGCCCCCTCGGCAACACACTCGCCGCCCAGACACAAGCCATTG ATGCTTTTAAAGCCAGGGACATGCCATCTGGCCCTGTGGTCAGATCAGGGGCTGTTGCAGGGTTGTCCCCTCCTGAACCCCCATGCTGCCGTCCTTTTGGCTCCACCCTCGGTACCTTCTTTAATGCACCTCCTTACACCTTTGGAGCTGTCAGTCTTTCCAGTGAAACTCCCCTATTTCAGCTACCGTCCCATACTGTGGTGGCACCTCCTCCTGGTTCAAATATGCTTCATGCTGGTCAGGTGGCCCCTGTGTGTTCAGGAACTGGAATGGTACCCTCTATCATGAAACCCCTCTGTGGAGGATTGGAAATGGGGCAGTCTGGATCTGTGCCAGGGAATCCCTTGATAGACCCTCTTTTAGTGGGACCTGGAATGGTCCAGTCCAGTTTCTCTGGAGGAAATCGCCAAGCAGGACCATCTCACTTGGGAGGATCCACTTCACAGGACGGGGGTGGAATCCTCTTCCAACCACTTTTGTCCTCAGGCAGCGAGTTGGGCAAGACgttgaacaaaaacaacccaTTCCTCTTCTGA
- the LOC124074682 gene encoding recoverin-like: MGNTKSGAVSKEILEDLKLNTKFSETEIVQWYENFKKQCPTGRITKEEFQAIYSKFFPDSDAQTYAQHVFRSFDTNDDGTLDFKEYIIALHMTSTGKTTRKLEWAFSLFDVDKNGYITKSEVKEICTAIFKLIPKDEVAQLPESENTAEKRADKLWKYFDKGENDRVAEGEFIQGVLDNEDALRLIQYQPSK; encoded by the exons ATGGGAAACACCAAGAGCGGCGCAGTGTCCAAGGAGATCTTGGAGGATTTGAAACTCAACACCAAGTTCTCAGAGACTGAGATCGTCCAGTGGTACGAAAACTTCAAGAAGCAGTGTCCAACAGGGCGTATCACGAAAGAGGAGTTTCAGGCTATCTACAGCAAGTTCTTCCCAGACAGTGATGCCCAAACATACGCCCAGCACGTCTTCCGCTCTTTCGACACAAACGACGACGGAACACTGGACTTCAAGGAGTACATCATTGCTCTCCACATGACATCAACAGGGAAGACTACCAGGAAACTCGAGTGGGCATTCTCGCTCTTTGATGTGGACAAGAACGGATACATTACCAAATCAGAGGTCAAGGAAATCTGCACG GCGATTTTCAAGCTGATTCCCAAAGATGAAGTGGCTCAACTgcctgaaagtgaaaacacagctgagaaAAGGGCAGATAAACTCTGGAAGTACTTTGACAAGGGCGAGAATG ACCGAGTGGCAGAAGGAGAGTTTATCCAGGGAGTGCTAGACAACGAGGACGCTCTTCGTTTGATTCAGTATCAGCCTTCGAAGTAA
- the necap1 gene encoding adaptin ear-binding coat-associated protein 1, with translation MSHNHNSHFNNSRFKMAAEGEYESILCVKPDVNVYRIPPRASNRSYRAADWKLDTPDWSGRMRITAKGKVAYIKLEDKVSGELFAQAPVKEYPGIAVETVSDSSRYFVLRIQDDNGRSAFIGVGFGDRGDAFDFNVALQDHFKWVKQENEISKSAQLGDSGPKLDLGFKEGQTITLNIGQGKKRDKPRPQGSGGFGLLPPPPGGKIAPPTSSGSSNHNIVPQTGGTATGCLLELDSSNSNTVVHSNPGSDLWGDFSAPASSVPPPSRPQDTGNWIQF, from the exons ATGAGTCACAACCACAACTCCCACTTCAATAACAGTAGATTCAAGATGGCGGCTGAGGGCGAGTACGAGTCGATCCTGTGCGTGAAGCCCGATGTCAACGTTTATCGCATCCCGCCGCGAGCCTCAAACCGCTCGTACAG GGCAGCGGACTGGAAGCTGGATACTCCAGACTGGTCTGGTCGAATGAGGATCACAGCGAAGGGCAAAGTGGCGTATATCAAACTGGAGGACAAGGTCTCAG GGGAGCTGTTTGCCCAGGCACCAGTTAAGGAGTATCCCGGCATTGCAGTGGAAACGGTGAGCGACTCCAGCCGATACTTTGTTCTGCGGATACAGGATGACAACG GTCGCAGCGCTTTCATAGGTGTTGGCTTCGGAGACCGGGGGGACGCTTTTGATTTCAACGTCGCTTTGCAGGACCATTTCAA ATGGGTGAAACAGGAGAATGAAATCAGTAAAAGCGCTCAGCTGGGAGATTCAGGACCGAAACTGGACTTGGGCTTTAAAGAGGGACAGACCATCACACTCAACATAGGG CAAGGTAAAAAGAGGGATAAGCCCCGCCCACAGGGCTCAGGAGGGTTTGGACTTCTCCCACCACCACCCGGAGGCAAGATAGCCCCGCCCACTTCATCAGGCTCATCCAATCACAACATAGTCCCTCAGACGGGCGGCACAGCGACAG GCTGCCTGCTGGAGCTCGACAGCAGTAACTCTAACACAGTGGTTCACTCAAACCCCGGTTCAGATCTGTGGGGAGACTTCTCTGCTCCTGCAAG CTCCGTTCCACCACCGTCGCGACCACAGGACACGGGAAACTGGATCCAGTTTTGA
- the LOC124075139 gene encoding germ cell-specific gene 1-like protein, protein MLENMSRRNRSLLSLSLTSLALTLSVSAFCTSYWCEGTHKVVKPLCLSPVKMKNCGQNNSQPYTTEAPTPDPRNPVSNVTLSPLQKEELARIKRKQLANAVHYIWETGEDKYMLRYFHTGFWLSCEKHNEGNDQEEKCRSFIELTPGETQGVLWLSVISEFMYIGLLAMGFLLMCVEAICLCAKREMNALKINAFAAMCTVLSGMMGMVAHMMYTTVFQMTVSIGPKDWRPQTWDYGWSFAMAWLSFSCCMAAAVATLNSYTKTIIEMKHRARVRLEEIRAAARAPSYEEVVRAGGGGVYSVSQLIQLGQQGALMDPLWPRGVGPAVGHLACGAGGALLVGGGSIGVGGMGAVGMGMGGVGMGGIGAGAVGVGGNGVGMGMGAAGGVGGIGIGGSGNVIGGLGMGAAGGVGGIGIGGSGNVIGGLGMGAAGGVGGMGFGTVGTLGGVGGAGVGGGRLVDHHGVVIVEGCGTEGCEDCEREMDEIDYTLQEEREDSLC, encoded by the exons ATGCTGGAGAACATGTCCAGACGCAATCGTTCCCTGCTGTCCCTTTCCCTCACCTCATTGGCCCTAACGCTGTCCGTCTCGGCTTTCTGCACCTCCTATTGGTGTGAGGGAACACACAAAGTGGTGAAGCCTCTCTGCCTGTCACCCGTCAAGATGAAGAACTGCGGCCAGAACAACAGCCAGCCGTACACCACAG AGGCCCCCACCCCGGACCCGAGGAACCCGGTGTCCAACGTGACGCTCTCTCCTCTGCAGAAGGAGGAGCTGGCCAGGATAAAGAGGAAGCAGCTGGCCAACGCCGTCCACTACATCTGGGAGACGGGCGAAGACAAGTACATGCTGCGTTACTTCCACACCGGCTTCTGGCTGTCCTGTGAGAAGCACAACGAAG GTAATGATCAGGAAGAAAAGTGTCGCAGTTTCATCGAACTGACTCCAGGAGAGACACAAG GTGTCCTCTGGCTTTCGGTCATCAGTGAGTTCATGTACATCGGTCTTCTGGCCATGGGCTTCCTGCTGATGTGTGTGGAAGCGATTTGTCTCTGTGCCAAGAGGGAGATGAACGCCCTCAAGATCAACGCCTTTGCTGCCATGTGCACGGTCCTCTCAG GTATGATGGGGATGGTAGCCCACATGATGTACACCACAGTGTTTCAGATGACTGTGAGCATCGGGCCCAAAGACTGGAGACCACAGACGTGGGACTATGGATGGTCTTTTGC CATGGCGTGGCTGTCGTTCAGCTGCTGCATGGCAGCCGCCGTGGCCACCCTCAACTCCTACACCAAGACCATCATCGAAATGAAGCACCGGGCCCGGGTGAGGCTGGAGGAGATCCGCGCTGCTGCCCGCGCCCCCTCCTATGAGGAGGTCGTCCGCGCTGGTGGTGGAGGTGTTTActctgtcagtcagctgattcAGCTTGGCCAACAGGGGGCGCTCATGGACCCTCTGTGGCCCAGAGGAGTGGGACCAGCTGTCGGACATTTGGCGTGTGGCGCTGGGGGAGCTCTTCTTGTTGGCGGGGGAAGTATTGGAGTTGGAGGGATGGGTGCTGTGGGCATGGGAATGGGAGGAGTTGGAATGGGAGGAATAGGAGCAGGAGCAGTTGGTGTTGGAGGAAATGGAGTTGGAATGGGAAtgggagcagcaggaggagttGGGGGAATCGGCATAGGAGGGAGTGGAAATGTAATAGGAGGATTGGGAAtgggagcagcaggaggagttGGGGGAATCGGCATAGGAGGGAGTGGAAATGTAATAGGAGGATTGGGAAtgggagcagcaggaggagttGGGGGAATGGGTTTTGGGACAGTGGGAACACTGGGCGGAGTGGGAGGAGCTGGAGTGGGAGGGGGGAGGCTGGTAGACCATCACGGTGTGGTTATCGTGGAGGGATGTGGCACTGAGGGATGTGAAGACTGTGAACGGGAGATGGACGAGATAGATTACactctgcaggaggagagagaggactCACTCTGCTGA
- the LOC124074504 gene encoding epsin-1-like isoform X2, protein MTSSMLRRQLKNLVQNYSEAEVKVREATSNDPWGPSSSQMADISDLTYNVVACNEIMTMLWKRLKDDKNWRHIHKSLTLLEYLLKTGDDRVLLKMKDNIYIVKALTEYRFVEKDGKDQGANVREKAKVVLVLMEDDDKLKAERDFAVKTREKTSKSSAASSTDTVKDPTYKPCYVPGATGLPSLDNIPSVADLTASFAARKEERLRQETEKKEAERRAKMSEEELKWEDAGKGNNIKEAVWGQDEAEEEDGKQDAWGAPKQPKEATDPWGTPAGPDTADTPASSDPWGAPSKSDEDPFVAPKNGEDPFAAPKDEPDPFSASKDDPFSAPKDKEDPFASPKDKPDPFSSSNNDTFNAPQDDPFNAPQDDPFSAPKDDPFNAPKDDPFSASKDDPFSAPKDDPFNAPKDDPFNAPKDDPFSTSKDDPFNAPKDDPFNAPKDDPFNTTKDDPFNTPKDDPFSTQKDDPFTAPASTPPKEDPFAAPSSSKDDPFSATTTPPKEGPSSAPTKPAQDDPFAAPTTPPKEDPFTVLSSPTKDDASDPFNAPPVSSPQSSADAWGASASSPPASGSDPWGAPSAPNETKGGDPWGDGTKASSPIDTSDGFGDASKPDNDPWGAPATAPANTDDAWGSPAPPSDSSPSSDPFGDGASKKGDPWGAPSNGTGRRTAQEKETYRKTASFLGSAGASLVDLDDLFSSNPKPKQRPLGNTLAAQTQAIALQTAAVCG, encoded by the exons ATGACGTCCTCTATGCTCCGCCGACAGCTGAAGAACCTGGTCCAGAACTACTCTGAGGCTGAGGTCAAG GTGAGGGAGGCGACATCTAATGACCCATGGGGTCCATCCAGCTCGCAGATGGCTGACATCTCTGATCTGACCTACAACGTCGTGGCCTGCAACGAGATCATGACGATGCTCTGGAAACGCCTGAAAGATGACAAGAACTGGAGACACATCCACAAG TCGCTGACGCTGCTGGAGTACCTGTTAAAGACCGGAGATGATCGCGTGCTTCtcaaaatgaaagacaacatcTACATTGTCAAAGCTCTCACAGAGTATCGCTTTGTGGAAAAGGATGGCAAAGATCAG GGTGCAAATGTGAGAGAGAAGGCAAAGGTTGTCCTTGTACTTATGGAGGATGATGACAAActaaaagcagagagagactTTGCGGTCAAGACTAGAGAGAAGACGTCAAAAAGCTCTGCAG CCTCATCCACCGACACCGTCAAAGATCCCACCTACAAGCCGTGCTATGTTCCTGGGGCCACAGGGCTTCCATCCTTAGACAACATTCCCTCAGTCGCTGACTTGACTGCTTCTTTCGCTGCCCGCAAAGAGGAGCGTCTTCGACAGGAAACTGAGAAGAAAGAAGCGGAGCGGAGG GCCAAGATGAGTGAAGAGGAGCTGAAATGGGAGGATGCAGGCAAAGGCAATAACATTAAAGAAGCTGTCTGGGGCCAAgatgaagcagaggaggaggatgggaaaCAAGATGCATGGGGAGCTCCTAAACAACCTAAAGAGGCCACAGATCCATGGGGCACACCTGCAGGACCTGACACAGCTGACACACCAGCTAGCAGCGACCCATGGGGGGCTCCGAGTAAAAGTGATGAAGATCCATTTGTTGCTCCAAAGAATGGAGAAGATCCTTTTGCAGCGCCAAAAGATGAGCCAGATCCATTTAGTGCGTCAAAGGATGACCCTTTCAGTGCACCCAAAGACAAAGAAGATCCGTTTGCTTCTCCGAAAGACAAACCGGATCCCTTCAGTTCGTCCAACAATGATACATTCAACGCTCCACAAGATGATCCGTTCAACGCTCCACAAGATGATCCGTTCAGCGCTCCAAAAGATGATCCGTTCAATGCTCCAAAAGACGATCCGTTCAGCGCTTCAAAAGACGATCCGTTCAGCGCTCCAAAAGACGATCCCTTCAATGCTCCAAAAGACGATCCGTTCAATGCTCCAAAAGACGATCCCTTCAGCACTTCAAAAGACGATCCGTTCAATGCTCCAAAAGATGATCCGTTCAACGCTCCAAAAGACGACCCTTTTAACACCACAAAGGATGATCCTTTTAACACCCCAAAAGATGACCCATTCAGTACCCAAAAAGATGATCCTTTCACTGCACCAGCATCAACACCCCCTAAAGAGGACCCATTTGCAGCACCATCATCATCTAAAGATGACCCCTTCAGTGCTACCACAACACCACCTAAAGAAGGTCCGTCCTCTGCACCAACTAAACCTGCCCAGGATGACCCTTTCGCTGCACCAACAACACCCCCTAAAGAGGACCCTTTCACAGTGCTATCCAGCCCAACAAAAGATGATGCCTCAGATCCCTTCAATGCCCCTCCTGTGAGCTCTCCGCAGAGCAGTGCAGATGCATGGGGAGCCTCTGCTAGCTCTCCACCTGCCAGTGGGTCAGATCCCTGGGGGGCCCCATCTGCTCCAAATGAGACAAAGGGCGGAGATCCCTGGGGGGACGGGACAAAGGCCTCCTCACCCATCGATACTTCTGATGGTTTTGGGGATGCATCCAAACCAGACAATGACCCATGGGGGGCCCCAG CCACAGCTCCCGCTAACACAGATGATGCTTGGGGTTCACCTGCTCCTCCCTCAGACTCCTCCCCATCTAGTGACCCCTTTGGAGATGGAGCATCTAAGAAAGGTGATCCCTGGGGAGCACCGAGCAATGGGACAG GAAGACGAACGGCGCAGGAAAAGGAGACATATAGAAAGACTGCTTCGTTTCTTGGCTCTGCGGGGGCGTCGCTTGTAGACTTGGATGACCTATTTTCTTCTAACCCCAAGCCCAAACAGCGCCCCCTCGGCAACACACTCGCCGCCCAGACACAAGCCATTG CTCTacagacagctgctgtttgtggctgA
- the LOC124075008 gene encoding uncharacterized protein LOC124075008: MIRTNLLLFVFGSSVFSYTPVIQPGTTHTCRRTAGIPHPQQQQLPDYKWPQQVHRAQVWFVWHMRTTTQSVQTHRCVPRQRYARHVCLALTQVFLPVPRGVDWKVGKYWNEAKKTPTGNVSHLRAVPRWVGNGEEGVGQEEAHLSGSLKRVSAASLHQAERSWLAMALCEGLSHCKLALAFAVLMDLLGGAALLVGVFAPLEVGGQDFGDLLVYTGALLVLMSLAGWVLWYSGNIDGLTPKKELGHISSAVDRLARNLSRKIRTYRSHR, encoded by the exons ATGATTCGGACGAACTTGTTATTATTTGTCTTCGGTTCTTCTGTGTTCAGTTATACTCCTGTAATACAGCCGGGAACGACGCACACCTGCCGCCGTACAGCCGGGATACCAcatcctcagcagcagcaattACCTGATTATAAGTGGCCTCAACAGGTGCACCGCGCGCAGGTTTGGTTCGTTTGGCACATGCGCACAACAACGCAGTCCGTCCAAACACATCGCTGCGTTCCGCGCCAGCGTTACGCGCGTCACGTCTGTTTAGCTTTGACACAGGTGTTTCTACCTGTTCCTCGTGGGGTGGATTGGAAGGTCGGAAAGTATTGGAACGAGGCCAAAAAAACTCCGACCGGAAACGTGTCACACCTGAGGGCGGTGCCCAGGTGGGTTGGGAACGGCGAAGAAG GTGTTGGTCAGGAAGAGGCTCACCTGTCCGGAAGTCTGAAGCGCGTCTCTGCAGCGAGTCTCCATCAAGCTGAACG GTCCTGGTTGGCGATGGCCCTGTGTGAAGGTCTCTCCCACTGCAAACTGGCTCTGGCCTTCGCCGTGTTGATGGACTTGCTGGGAGGAGCCGCTCTGCTGGTGGGGGTCTTCGCCCCGCTGGAGGTCGGAGGACAGGACTTTGGAGACTTACTGGTCTATACTG GGGCCCTGTTGGTCCTGATGTCTCTGGCTGGGTGGGTGCTGTGGTACAGCGGGAACATCGATGGCCTCACGCCCAAGAAGGAGCTGGGACACATCAGCAGCGCCGTCGACCGGCTGGCTCGCAACCTCAGCCGCAAGATCCGCACATACAGGAGCCACCGCTGA